In the Gossypium raimondii isolate GPD5lz chromosome 9, ASM2569854v1, whole genome shotgun sequence genome, one interval contains:
- the LOC128032588 gene encoding uncharacterized protein LOC128032588, whose amino-acid sequence MTTFFINTLKAPFITHMLGSASKNFSDIIMNGEMIEHAIKSGRIDGGENNRRAAPRKRENEVNNVNAYGRSITVNQPKKVVANQPGSSRQESRARQTTEKPQFTPIPMSYKELYQTLFNAHVVAPRYLSPLQPPYPKWYDTNAQCDYHVGISGHSIENCTAFKKVVEGLIKLGIVKLDDSPNAENPLPNHADKGVNMVSECTRGEVKSDIAEVKTPLKRVWKEMAKRGHEIQECEGFRALVQSMMDNKEMTFYEEAEERRSICATESGTGTPKINHPVVVISRPKGNETRAQVTPKVVIQKPSNFLYKDSKMVPWNYGCNVTILGKEAEESQEIGSYTRNRKRYDTQAESSREENWKKEQRKGKAAGVEPLVNEPIKEEEAKEFLKFLKHSEYSVVEQLHKQSARISVLALLLSSEIHRNALLKVLNETYVADDISVNKLDRLINNIGADNFIFFNDDEIPSGGRGSTKALHVTVRCKGYTLPGALVDNGSALNVLPLSTLGRLPVDSSHMKACQSIVRAFDGTEKKVMGRIEAFLQLFIGKTVDTLIGGSTFIITSEGEVGIGGSVGTIDAEEDIIAMMTSDTPYVDINDDALECSFRSSDINDMSDAASNTEPIFEQEMCLEGSHDFGNDEDYGVSPDLLRMVEEEDKQILPHGELLEIVSLEDGKEVKIGTEITAKTKQDLINLLRKFKDVFAWSYQDMPRLSTNIVVHRLPIKEDCKPVQQKLRRMRPDIVLKIKEEVKR is encoded by the exons ATGACGACGTTTTTTATTAatacattgaaggccccattcattactcacatgttgggaagtgcttcAAAGAATTTCtcggatataatcatgaatggtgaaatgattgagcatGCCATTAAAAGTGGAAGAATAGATGGAGGGGAGAATAATAGAAGGGCAGCcccgaggaaaagagaaaacgAAGTGAATAATGTGAATGCCTACGGTAGGTCAATTACTGTGAATCAACCAAAGAAAGTGGTTGCTAATCAACCGGGATCGTCAAGACAAGAGTCGAGAGCTAGGCAAACTACTGAAAAGCCCCAATTCACGCCAATCCCAATGTCATACAAGGAATTGTATCAGACTTTATTCAATGCACATGTTGTCGCCCCTCGTTACTTGAGTCCTCTACAACCCCCGTAtccaaaatggtatgacacgaatgcacaatgtgattatcacGTGGGAATTTCAGGGcactcaatagaaaattgtacAGCTTTCAAGAAGGTAGTGGAAGGACTTATCAAATTAGGTATTGTTAAACTTGACGACTCACCTAACGCAGAAAATCCGTTACCTAATCACGCTGATAAGGGGGTGAATATGGTGAGCGAATGTACGAGAGGAGAAGTCAAGTCTGACATTGCTGAAGTAAAAACTCCGTTGAAACGGGTCTGGAAAGAGATGGCAAAGAGAGG GCACGAAATCCAAGAATGTGAAGGATTCAGGGCTTTGGTTCAAagcatgatggataacaaggagatgACGTTTTATGAAGAGGCGGAAGAAAGGAGGAGCATATGCGCGACAGAGTCAGGAACAGGAACTCCGAAAATAAATCATCCTGTGGTCGTTATCTCACGCCCTAAGGGTAATGAAACTAGGGCTCAGGTAACACCGAAAGTTGTAATTCAAAAACCATCAAATTTCTTGTATAAGGATAGCAAAATGGTGCCGTGGAATTATGGGTGCAATGTGACCATCTTGGGAAAAGAAGCGGAAGAAAGCCAGGAAATAGGTTCTTACACACGCAATAGGAAACGATATGACACTCAAGCAGAGTCGTCCAGGGAAGAGAATTGGAAGAAAGAACAGAGGAAAGGAAAAGCAGCAGGAGTTGAGCCATTGGTTaatgaaccaataaaagaagaggAGGCAAAAGAGTTTTTGAAGTTTCTGAAGCACAGTGAATACAGTGTTGTGGAGCAACTGCACAAACAGTCAGCCCGCATTTCTGTATTAGCTTTACTTCTAAGCTCAGAAATACATCGGAATGCGCTTCTGAAGGTACTAAACGAAACATATGTGGCCGACGATATATCGGTAAACAAGCTAGATCGGTTGATCAACAACATAGGCgctgacaattttatcttcttcaatgatgacGAAATACCATCCGGAGGAAGGGGTTCTACTAAAGCCCTGCACGTTACTGTCCGATGCAAAGGATACACACTCCCGGGAGCCCTGGTTGATAATGGATCTGCACTGAATGTATTACCTCTATCCACTCTTGGTCGATTACCGGTGGACAGTTCGCACATGAAAGCATGTCAGAgtatagtaagggcatttgacGGAACAGAAAAGAAGGTTATGGGGAGAATTGAG GCCTTCCTACAACTGTTTATTGGGAAGACCGTGGATACACTCATCGGGGGCAGTACcttcatcattacatcagaagGTGAAGTTGGTATCGGAGGGTCGGTTGGAACAATAGATGCAGAGGAAGATATTATCGCAATGATGACCAGTGATACACCTTATGTGGACATCAACGATGATGCACTGGAATGTTCTTTTCG GTCTtcagatatcaacgacatgagtgatGCTGCTTCAAACACGGAGCCTATTTTTGAGCAAGAAATGTGTTTGGAGGGATCTCACGACTTTGGAAATGACGAAGATTATGGTGTGTCTCCGGACTTGCTAAGAATGGTGGAAGAAGAggataaacagatcctacctcatgGGGAATTATTAGAAATCGTGAGCCTAGAGGATGGAAAGGAGGTGAAAATTGGTACTGAAATCACTGCAAAGACAAAACAAGACCTCATTAATTTGCTCCGAaagttcaaagatgttttcgcgTGGTCGTACCAAGATATGCCCAGGCTAAGCACTAACATTGTGGTACATCGTCTGCCCATAAAAGAAGATTGTAAACCcgttcaacagaagctcaggAGAATGAGACCTGATattgtgttgaaaataaaagaagaagtcaaaagGTAA